A genomic region of Pristiophorus japonicus isolate sPriJap1 chromosome 22, sPriJap1.hap1, whole genome shotgun sequence contains the following coding sequences:
- the LOC139234857 gene encoding 2-hydroxyacylsphingosine 1-beta-galactosyltransferase-like, with the protein MKLPFFTLSLFIWTVAILKSSSAAKIMIIPPIMFESHLLIFKTLAKALHGQGHEVVFVTSRGREIEESPHYRFQHYPGMFSTQTADDFLQEKMRNIFSGKLTSLQLFGILESYTANCGQMVANQDLEERLREERFDLLLVDPNEMCGFVYAEILGVKHVTFSTGLWFPAELGAPSPVAYVPEFNSLMTDRMNLLERAWNSLIYVVSRIGTRCAILPKYDAIMKKHNVKLSRSMMEIVQGSSMFLLCTDIALEFPRPSLPTVAFVGGILTGRANPLPEDLASWVEDTLDGVVVVSFGAGVKYLSDDLTEKLAAALARLPQKVLWRFFGKKPSCLGNNTKLMEWIPQNDLLGHQNVKAFLSHGGLNGIYEAIYHGVPVVGIPFFGDHYDIMTRIHAKRMGIFLSWHTMTKEDIYQAVVTVATDPRYKKQAMYLSKLHQDQPLHPVNRSVYWLDYVLRHDGATHLRPALYDLSFYQYYMLDVLAAFTVSAILFCYCSFKMVRKLKERVSPKVKSGHAQNGFQSRKTGSETKKRK; encoded by the exons ATGAAACTACCGTTCTTCACCCTTTCACTCTTCATATGGACTGTGGCCATCTTGAAGTCGTCCAGCGCTGCGAAGATAATGATAATCCCGCCCATCATGTTTGAAAGCCATTTGCTCATATTTAAAACACTGGCAAAAGCGTTACACGGGCAGGGGCACGAGGTGGTCTTCGTGACATCCAGAGGCCGAGAGATCGAGGAATCCCCTCACTACAGGTTTCAGCACTACCCCGGCATGTTCTCCACGCAGACCGCTGACGACTTCCTGCAGGAGAAGATGAGGAACATCTTCTCGGGGAAGTTAACGTCGCTGCAACTGTTTGGCATTTTGGAGAGCTACACCGCCAACTGTGGCCAAATGGTGGCCAATCAGGACTTAGAAGAGCGGCTGAGGGAAGAAAGGTTTGACCTGTTGCTGGTCGATCCCAATGAAATGTGCGGCTTTGTCTACGCCGAGATCCTGGGCGTAAAACACGTTACCTTCTCCACGGGCCTGTGGTTCCCGGCAGAGCTCGGTGCTCCGTCACCGGTTGCCTACGTCCCAGAATTTAACTCCCTGATGACCGACCGGATGAATCTCCTGGAGCGGGCTTGGAACAGCCTGATTTACGTCGTCAGCAGAATTGGCACCCGGTGCGCCATCCTTCCAAAGTACGACGCGATCATGAAGAAGCACAACGTGAAGCTCTCCAGGTCCATGATGGAGATAGTCCAGGGGTCCAGCATGTTTCTCCTCTGCACTGACATAGCGCTGGAGTTTCCCAGGCCCAGTCTGCCCACCGTCGCTTTTGTGGGAGGAATCCTCACGGGGCGTGCAAACCCATTGCCGGAG GACCTAGCGAGTTGGGTGGAAGACACACTAGATGGAGTTGTGGTGGTGTCCTTTGGTGCTGGAGTCAAATATCTGTCAGATGATTTAACAGAAAAACTAGCAGCTGCCTTAGCCCGTTTACCTCAGAAAGTGCTCTGGAG GTTTTTTGGAAAAAAGCCAAGTTGCTTAGGAAACAATACAAAACTGATGGAGTGGATACCGCAGAACGATTTGTTGG GTCACCAAAATGTCAAGGCATTTTTGAGCCATGGGGGCTTGAACGGCATCTACGAAGCCATCTACCACGGAGTGCCAGTGGTCGGGATTCCATTCTTTGGGGACCATTATGACATCATGACAAGAATCCACGCTAAACGAATGGGGATTTTTCTATCCTGGCACACAATGACTAAAGAGGATATTTATCAAGCCGTTGTCACAGTGGCCACAGATCCAAG GTACAAGAAGCAGGCAATGTACTTATCCAAACTGCATCAGGACCAGCCCCTGCATCCAGTGAACCGCTCCGTCTACTGGCTTGACTACGTTCTCCGGCACGATGGGGCGACACACCTACGCCCTGCCCTTTACGACTTGTCCTTTTATCAGTATTACATGCTTGACGTGCTAGCTGCCTTTACTGTGAGCGCAATATTATTTTGTTACTGTTCTTTCAAAATGGTGAGAAAACTGAAAGAAAGAGTTTCGCCAAAAGTTAAAAGTGGCCACGCTCAGAATGGCTTCCAAAGCCGAAAGACGGGGTCAGAGACCAAAAAGCGGAAGTAA